In Zunongwangia sp. HGR-M22, the sequence CTTTATTATTGCTCAGATTACTCCCGTAACAGTTATGCAGTCTTTTGTCCCAAAAGGATTTGATTATGAGTCCAGCTTAATGAATTTTCGCAATCCGCTGCACTGTTTGTTTGAAAGTACCAGTGCTTTCACCACCACTGGGCTTACCATGTCTTACCACGAACCTTCAATAGGAAAATCTTTACTGTTCTATCGTTGCTTTTCGCAATGGATTGGGGGAGCAGGATTTATTGTAATGGCGCTTGCCATCTTTAAACAAATTCCAGGGCAATCTGCCTTACTTTTATACGGTTCTGAAGCTAGCGGAACAAAATTAAAAACCAATGTCATTCAAACTGCACGTTCCATATGGAAAATATATGTTTTTATTACATTTTTGATGGCTGTGTATTTGTTTATAGGTACGTTTTTTATATTGCCAGACTATCCGCTTTCAGAAAATATTTTCGATGCTATAAACCATGCAATGGCAGGACAATCTACAGGAGGTTTTAGTACGCTAGATGATAGTATTGCAACTTATAAATCAGCAAAAATGGATATTCTATTTTTGCTTCCTATGTTAGTTGGAGGTTTATCTATTCCTTTTTTATACAGATTCACCTTACTTCAAAATTATAAGCTGTTATGGAAAGATATTCAAACCCGTGCATTTATTATAGCTTCTGTAATTGGAGGGGGGCTTCTTGCACTGTTATTAGCAAGTTCCAATGGCGTGTCTGATCCTGTTCGTGAAGGGATTTTTCAATTTATAAGTGGTTTATCTACCACAGGATGGCAAACATCTAATATTAGTCAATGGGATGATTTACCAGTCTTATTTATGGTAGCAGGAGCTATGATTATTGGAGGCTCTGCAGGAGGTACAGTAGGAGGTGTAAAAATCATAAGAGCATTATTAATTCAGAAGGGACTGCGCTGGCATATCAATAAAATATTTGCTTCTGAAAATACTATAAAAAAAGTCAAATTTAATAATCGTTATATGCTTCCTTCTGAAATGAATGAAGAATTGGCCAAGGCAGGAGTATTTACCCTTATCTATTTATTATTCGTATTTTTTTCAACGTGCTTTACCGTTTATTGGATGGGAGATGGATATACACTGGTAGATGCCATATTCGAATCGGCTTCGGCTCAGGGAACGGTTGGTCTTTCTACTGGAATTTCAGATCCATCCATGAATCCAATACTAGAATTAATTTATATCGTACAAATGTGGGCAGGAAGAATTGAAATTATACCAATTCTGGTCTTAGTAAGGGTATTATTTTATGGAACAAAAATTAGAAACATATAAAACTTAAAAAAATGAATATTATAATAGTTGGGGCTGGAAAAACAGGAAAACATGTAATTGAAGCAGCTTTAAAAGATCGGCAAAATGTATATGTTATTGAAAAAGATGAATCAATTGCTAATCGTGCGGCTACTAATTATGACTGTGTGGTGATTAATGCCGATGCTACCAATCCAGATACATTAAAAGAAGCAAAAGCTGAAGAAGCTAATGCAATAATTGTAACTACTAATGATGATGCTGTAAATTCACTGGTAATTTTGCTTGCTAAAAAAATGGGAATTAAACGATTGGTAAGTTCAGTTAATAATGATGATCTTCTACCTGTTTTTGACCAATTAGGTATTGATACCGTAGAGAGTCCTTACCGTTTAAATGGCAAATATCTTTATCGCGCAATGCTTGGGCCAAATGTGAAAGAATTCTTAGATTTAGGAGATGGATATGAGCTATTAGAAATGATGGTCGAAAAAAACTCAAAAATTTCTAATCAGTACATTAAATCCTTATCCAAAGAAAAAATCTTACCATCAGATTCCTTAGTAGTTTTAATAAAGCGAAACAATCAGGTTATTATACCTGAAGGAGATACAAGAATATTTGTAAACGATATCCTTGTGGTGCTATCCAGAAAAAATGTTGTAGCCGAAATTTCAAGAATATTTGGACATAGCTCCTAATCGTTTAAACATAAACGGAATCAAATTATTCAGGATAAATAGAAACAAACGAAAATTTCAGAATTTCCTGACCTGAAAAATATCAGCTTAAATTAAGATTGTTTTTCTTTTATCTAAAGATCTTGAAGATTTCTAATAGGTTCAATTGAATCACAGGGAGATGCAGATCCACCAGTTAGATTTACTTAATAGAAATTTTATCCCAGGCAGATTAAATGCTACTTGGTTAGCAATATGACTTATATCGGGATCAATCAAGGTTGGTTGGATTTGAGTAAATAATAATAAAGGGAAATCTAATAAATCCAAACCATCTTTTTGTCATCCAATTTACCCCTGTTTTCCGTGAAATTTTATTTTAATAAAACTTATACCTTCGCTGCTAAAAATCACCTCCATTATTGGCTAATAATAATGAAGATTTTAAGATTCAATTTTAAAATTATAAAGTAATTTTGTAGCAATCTAAAGGGGTATGAGCTTTAAGAAAATCTTTTTTTGGCTATTTTTTGGAATACTTTTTCAACTCCATGCCCAAGATGAAGATATTAATTTCCGGTCTTTTTCAAATTTACCCAGTGGTGTACCTATTAAGTATTATAACCATTTAAAAACCGCAAAAAATCCGTTAAACAGATTATTTTACCTAGATACTATTTCTCAGATTTTCAAAATTTCAGGAAGCGTAGATTCATTATTAGTTTATGGGCAAAAAATACAACAAGAATCTAAATTATTAAATAACTCGTCACTTCAGAATAAATTTGAGCAGTTAGGACTGTATTATGAAGCTATTGGCAAAAGAGATATTGGCCTTTTAGACGAGGCTATAGCCAGTTTTATAAAAGGAATGGAAATTTCAGGAGAAGCTGAAATTAATGCTTTTTTAAAATTAGGCTTGGCTGAAACCTATTTTTTAAAAAGAGATCGTGATAAAACGGTTTTATATTTAAATCAGATAAAAAATCCTTCACAAAATTTAAAGCTAGCATTTTCTATAGATGCTTTAAAGATAGATGTAGCCATTCTCGATAAAGACTTTGATGAAGCACAAAAATTAGTGTTAGAAGTGCTTCAGCATAAAAAAATCAACAATTTTTTAGCCTTACAGTTACGGGTTGAAATTGCAAATGCACAAATTACGTCTTTAACCGGTAATCAGGAAAAAGCAATACAAATGTTCCAACAAACTAAACAGAAAGCTCTAGAATTTAGTTTGTACGATTTATATATAAAAAGTGTTTTAGCAGAAGGTAGTCTTTACATCCGAATGGAAGATTACCAAATGGCAGAATTTGCATTGAGTACAGCCTACGCCAATACTATAAATTGGAATCGGTTAGAATTACAACGCGATATAATTAATTTATTAGTGGTATTGTATAAGGCTCGTGATAACTATAAAAATGCATATAGTTTAATGACGCAAAAAGAATCGATTACTCGCTCCATAGCTAAAAAGCAAAATCAACGTTTAGTTAGAGATATCGAGCTTAAATATGAAACCTTAAAAAAAGAGCAAGAGATTAATAAATTGCAAAAAGAGCAATTAAAAAAAGAAGCAGAAATTGATCATCAAAGAACTACAAAAAATGCTTTTTTAATTGGATTTCTGGTGATTTTAATACCAATAATACTCTTGTTAATTGTGTATTATCAGAAATTACAGACACAAAGCTTGTTAAACAAAAAACAAGAAGATTTAAATAAAAAAGAAGTACAAGCCTTATTGCAAAAACAAGAATTAGATTTAACCAAAACAAGCATTAAGGCGCAAAATGAAGAACGTAATCGAATAGCTAGAGAATTACATGATAGCATTGGTGGTAATCTTGCGGCCATAAAATTACAGATGAATAATGGAAATAGCTCTTCAAAAGAACTAACTATTATAGGTCAATTAGATGCTACCTACCAACAAGTACGCGAAATCTCGCATAGCCTAATTCCAAAAGAGTTTGAGGAACAAGCATTTAGCAGTCTTATTAAAAGTTACTTAGATAAACTAAGGGGAACCGAAAGTCTGGATATCGAATTTAGCGCATATCCCGAAGCAAGAATTAATAAAGTTCCTGAAAAAATGCAGGTTACGCTTTTTAATATTTGTAAAGAGTTAGTAACAAATGCAATAAAGCATTCTGAAGCTAGTTTGGTTAGTATACAGATAATTATGCCTGAAGAAGAGTATAGCCTTTCTTTATTATATGATGATGATGGGGTTGGATTTAATACTGAAGGTAATTTTAAAGGCATCGGTTTTAGAAATATTACTCAGCGTGTTCAAGAATATAATGGAACAATTGCTATAGATAGTGCTAAAAATAGGGGGACTGTCATAAGCATTGAATTTCCCAAAATAAAATTTACTGAAGAATAATGAAATATACTATAATTATTGCCGACGATCATGCCATGTTTATTGATGGTGTAAAAAGTATTTTAAACGACGAAGAAAATATAGATGTAAAACTTACCGCTACTAATGGCGAACAGGTGTTGAAGTATTTACAGATAAATACAGATGAAGCAATAGATTTAGTAATTACAGATCTTAGTATGCCAGGAATGGATGGTATCGCATTAAATTCAGCAATTAAAAAGGAATTCCCGAATGTGAAAACCTTGGTCGTTAGTATGTCGGAAGATGGAGAAACAATAAAGCAACTTACCGAAACAGGTTTAGAGGGATATATTTCTAAAAATTCTGAAAAGCGAGAATTATTAAACGCAATTACAACCATTTTAGATGGAGGGACTTATTTCTCGGCACGTATTAAACAAGTTTTGATGGATACAATGCTTGAAACTCGTAAAAAACCAGTGGTGAAATTAACCAAAAGAGAAAAAGAGGTTTTAAAATTAATAGCCAAAGAATATACTACTCAAGAAATTGCAGATGAACTTTTTTTAAGCAAGCATACTATAGAAAGTTATCGTAAAAATCTAATATCAAAATTACAGGTGCGTAACTTAGCAGGTTTAACTCGTTATGCGCTTGAGAATGGTATTTTAGAATAAGCTCCCTGAAAACAGGGTGTATTTTTTCCCAATATACGGGTTATAAATGAAGCAGTACTTCGTTGCATCTTTGTAAAAAATAAAAAATACAAATTATGATTTACGGTATCACTCTCATTTTATTAAGCATCATCGCAGTGCCATCCTTAATTCTTTCAAAAAAGCCAAACGCCGAAGAATTGTTGGCTAAAGTAGCTCCTTATCAGGGCTGGATTGGGCTGGTATTTTGCATCTTTGGAGCTTGGGGAATTATTTCAGCTATCCTTAATTTAGGATGGTTAACTTCAGCTCCTATCTGGTGGGCAACGTTATTAGCAGGTAGTGTTGTAGAAGCTGGTTTAGGTTTTATGCTTGGTTTTGCACTTATTAATAGTCTGTTGCTTAAAAATAATGCCGCGGCACAAGAAAAAGCAGCTACTTTAAGAGAGAAAATAGCTCCCAAACAAGGAAAATTAGGAATTTTAGGCTTGATTGTAGGTAGCTGGATGATTATTGCTTCCTTTTTATTTGCAGTATAAAGTACTCTAAATAACTATTAAAAACGCTGGTAGAATTGTTTTTAAATTTTACCAGCGTTTATTTATTTTAGTGATTTCTCCCCAAATTTTTCCTTCAGGAGTATATCTCCATTCAAAATAGTCATCTAAAACTTTTAACGAATTTTCACTTGGTACAGGTCCTAAATGCGGATTAGCATCCAAATACATCACTTTTGGATTATTTTTACTGAAGCTAGGCCATTCTGGAACCGATGGGCTATTCGGATTCCCGTATTTTGCAAAGTTGGTCCAATAGGTTCCCATGAGTTCAGCTAATTTTTTATCTGAAGCTGAAATGTCTCCCTTATTTACCACCTCTAAATTCATAAAAGCATAAGCTATATCTTGCCCGTGAGGAGAGCCATATCCATATTGTGGAGAATCTTTTGGATACTCCGGATGTTTATCGAAATAATAATAAAATACATTGGTATTCCCTTTTTGAGATTGCAAATTGGCCCACTTCCAAGTATGCCAACCAAAAGCGGCGTCACGTGTTAAATCTCTAGCTGTTTTAGGAACTTTATTTTCAGAAACCGGATAAGCTTCAATAAGTTTATCTGAAAATTTACCATATCGAGTTTGAACGTTTTCTATATACTGTTGCGGAGTTTTTTCTCTTGAAAATGAAGCTCCTTCATCAGAATTATAACCAATTAAAACCGGAACATCATTAAAGTCTCCTTCTTTATATAATTCATATTGAGCATCCGGAATAACATAACCATCAACTATGGGCCAGTTACTTCCCATACCCATTCCCATAGGTAAATCGTCTGCGGGTAATTCTCGAAGTTTTTCAATAGAAGATACATCTGCTTTTTTCAAGTATTCAACTCCATCCGCTTCTGCTTGTTTAAGCGTTTTCATATTTTCACCCGGATACGTAGTTTTTCGAGTAGGACCAAACGAACCTCCACTTTGTGAAATAGCTCCTTTAAATAAGCCTTTAGCTAAGGGAGAGGCACATAACATACTAACAGAAATACCTCCGGCAGACTCTCCGAAAATGGTGACATTATTCGGGTTTCCACCAAAACTTTTAATATTATTTTGAACCCATTTTAATCCGGCGATTTGATCTAATAACCCATAATTTCCAGAGATGTTGGATTGAGTTTCTTTGCTTAATTCAGGGTGAGCTAAAAATCCTAACGGGCCTACTCTATAAGCTATAGATACTACAATCACTCCCTTTTTTGCAAGAGAAGAACCATCGCACACAGGTTCTGCACTACTTCCAAAACTAAAACCTCCTCCATAAATCCATACCATAACCGGTAAATTTTCGTCATTACTTTTGGCAGGTGTCCAAACATTCAAATAAAGGCAATCTTCACTTTTTCCCGCAACAGGATTTCCGGGCTGAAAGGGAGAATGCGCAAAATTAGTAGTGTTTTTTATACCTTCCCATTTTTTTACGGGTTGTGGAGCTTTCCAACGTAATTCATCAACTGGAGGAGCTGCGAACGGAATACCTTTAAAAATAGTTAAATTGTTTTCGTTGTAGCCTTTAATGAATCCGCCTTCAACTTTAATTTCAGTAGAGTTTTGAGCGCTAACAAATACATTACAAAATATTAAAGTAAAAAATAATAACTGCTTCATATATTTTTTAATTTTTTATTGTTTTTTTTATGATTGATGAAAAATAACACTTAATAATCGGTATTAAATTTACAAATAAATCGATTGGCGCATTAAATTTAAAAACTGAATTATCTTCTAAGAAAATAGTATAAAGGCCTAATTGATATTCAATTAATTTTATTTGTATTAAATCTAAATAAGTATATATTTGCAGCCGCAAATCCCTACTATATGCGATTTATTACTTTGTTATTTATATTAAGCTGTACATTCTCGTATAGCCAATCACGTCTTTCCGGTCGAGTTATAAGTGATGAAAATGATCAGGTTTTAGAAGGTGTTTTAATTAGTGACGAAGAAAGTAATGCGTGGACAATTACCAATGCTAAGGGATATTTTTCAATAAAAATAAGTAATCCTCAGCGTTTTGAGTTGAATTTTAAAATACTCGGGAAAAAAGAACAGCAAATTACCCAAGATGATATTAAAGATTTTGGCCAAATCCTTACTGTTCGGTTGCAAGACGACAACTTAAAATTAGACGATGTTACCGTCACCGCAGTACCTAAAAGAAGTAAAGTGGGATCTGCAGTAGTTTTGGATGATTATGCCGTAAATCAACGCCAGTCGTTTAGCCTTTCTGATATTTTACAGCAATTACTAGGGCAAGAAATACAACCACCAAATTTCACTGAAACTAAAATTCTTAATTTAAGAACAGCAGGAGTTAGTAACACTAATGCTTTTGGAATTGCGTATATGATTGATGGCTTGCAAATTTCTAATGATGAAAATATGCAAACCTATGATGGGGGTAGCAATAAAGGGCTAACCAAATTAGATAATCCTTCTAATGGTTTAGATTTAAATACCATACCGGCTTCTAATATTGAAAAAATAGAAGTTATTGCCGGAATACCCGATGCGGAATATGGAAATTTAACTACCGGCTTAATTAAAATCGATCGAAAAGCCGGGATAAGCCCTTATCGGGTAATGGCTAGTTTACGGCAAGGGACTACTCAGGTAAGTTTAGATAAAGGATATAGTTTAGGAGAAAACGCCGGAAACTTAAGTTTCTCTATCAATTATTTAAATGCGAATAATAGTCCTACCGATCAGTTAGATAGTTATGATCGGTTAACGGCCTCTGCTATTTGGACCGTTAATTCTCACGACAAAAAACTTCG encodes:
- a CDS encoding TrkH family potassium uptake protein, encoding MLKTILKQIAILQFILGGVMLIPSFTAIIYAEWYSLLGFGISSVIVSGIAYFSYKSLKNVEEPKHQQSLMIAASGWLMIIIMGSIPYFIIAQITPVTVMQSFVPKGFDYESSLMNFRNPLHCLFESTSAFTTTGLTMSYHEPSIGKSLLFYRCFSQWIGGAGFIVMALAIFKQIPGQSALLLYGSEASGTKLKTNVIQTARSIWKIYVFITFLMAVYLFIGTFFILPDYPLSENIFDAINHAMAGQSTGGFSTLDDSIATYKSAKMDILFLLPMLVGGLSIPFLYRFTLLQNYKLLWKDIQTRAFIIASVIGGGLLALLLASSNGVSDPVREGIFQFISGLSTTGWQTSNISQWDDLPVLFMVAGAMIIGGSAGGTVGGVKIIRALLIQKGLRWHINKIFASENTIKKVKFNNRYMLPSEMNEELAKAGVFTLIYLLFVFFSTCFTVYWMGDGYTLVDAIFESASAQGTVGLSTGISDPSMNPILELIYIVQMWAGRIEIIPILVLVRVLFYGTKIRNI
- a CDS encoding potassium channel family protein, which encodes MNIIIVGAGKTGKHVIEAALKDRQNVYVIEKDESIANRAATNYDCVVINADATNPDTLKEAKAEEANAIIVTTNDDAVNSLVILLAKKMGIKRLVSSVNNDDLLPVFDQLGIDTVESPYRLNGKYLYRAMLGPNVKEFLDLGDGYELLEMMVEKNSKISNQYIKSLSKEKILPSDSLVVLIKRNNQVIIPEGDTRIFVNDILVVLSRKNVVAEISRIFGHSS
- a CDS encoding tetratricopeptide repeat-containing sensor histidine kinase — translated: MSFKKIFFWLFFGILFQLHAQDEDINFRSFSNLPSGVPIKYYNHLKTAKNPLNRLFYLDTISQIFKISGSVDSLLVYGQKIQQESKLLNNSSLQNKFEQLGLYYEAIGKRDIGLLDEAIASFIKGMEISGEAEINAFLKLGLAETYFLKRDRDKTVLYLNQIKNPSQNLKLAFSIDALKIDVAILDKDFDEAQKLVLEVLQHKKINNFLALQLRVEIANAQITSLTGNQEKAIQMFQQTKQKALEFSLYDLYIKSVLAEGSLYIRMEDYQMAEFALSTAYANTINWNRLELQRDIINLLVVLYKARDNYKNAYSLMTQKESITRSIAKKQNQRLVRDIELKYETLKKEQEINKLQKEQLKKEAEIDHQRTTKNAFLIGFLVILIPIILLLIVYYQKLQTQSLLNKKQEDLNKKEVQALLQKQELDLTKTSIKAQNEERNRIARELHDSIGGNLAAIKLQMNNGNSSSKELTIIGQLDATYQQVREISHSLIPKEFEEQAFSSLIKSYLDKLRGTESLDIEFSAYPEARINKVPEKMQVTLFNICKELVTNAIKHSEASLVSIQIIMPEEEYSLSLLYDDDGVGFNTEGNFKGIGFRNITQRVQEYNGTIAIDSAKNRGTVISIEFPKIKFTEE
- a CDS encoding response regulator transcription factor — encoded protein: MKYTIIIADDHAMFIDGVKSILNDEENIDVKLTATNGEQVLKYLQINTDEAIDLVITDLSMPGMDGIALNSAIKKEFPNVKTLVVSMSEDGETIKQLTETGLEGYISKNSEKRELLNAITTILDGGTYFSARIKQVLMDTMLETRKKPVVKLTKREKEVLKLIAKEYTTQEIADELFLSKHTIESYRKNLISKLQVRNLAGLTRYALENGILE
- a CDS encoding carboxylesterase/lipase family protein, which translates into the protein MKQLLFFTLIFCNVFVSAQNSTEIKVEGGFIKGYNENNLTIFKGIPFAAPPVDELRWKAPQPVKKWEGIKNTTNFAHSPFQPGNPVAGKSEDCLYLNVWTPAKSNDENLPVMVWIYGGGFSFGSSAEPVCDGSSLAKKGVIVVSIAYRVGPLGFLAHPELSKETQSNISGNYGLLDQIAGLKWVQNNIKSFGGNPNNVTIFGESAGGISVSMLCASPLAKGLFKGAISQSGGSFGPTRKTTYPGENMKTLKQAEADGVEYLKKADVSSIEKLRELPADDLPMGMGMGSNWPIVDGYVIPDAQYELYKEGDFNDVPVLIGYNSDEGASFSREKTPQQYIENVQTRYGKFSDKLIEAYPVSENKVPKTARDLTRDAAFGWHTWKWANLQSQKGNTNVFYYYFDKHPEYPKDSPQYGYGSPHGQDIAYAFMNLEVVNKGDISASDKKLAELMGTYWTNFAKYGNPNSPSVPEWPSFSKNNPKVMYLDANPHLGPVPSENSLKVLDDYFEWRYTPEGKIWGEITKINKRW